The Vibrio kanaloae genome has a window encoding:
- the pflA gene encoding pyruvate formate lyase 1-activating protein, whose product MSTTGRIHSFESCGTVDGPGIRFIVFLQGCLMRCMYCHNRDTWDLHDGKEVTVEEIINEAKSYRHFMKASGGGITCSGGEAMLQPEFVRDFFRAAQAEGIHTCLDTNGYIRKHTEVIDEVLKASDLVMLDIKHMRDEIHHDFIGVSNRRTLDFARYLHKIGKTTWIRYVIVPGYTDTPEDAHLLGEFIKDMDNIEKVELLPYHKLGAHKWEALGHDYPLEGIQPPSKEKMDEIVAVLSQYHPNVKY is encoded by the coding sequence ATGTCTACAACTGGTCGTATTCACTCATTCGAATCTTGTGGTACTGTCGATGGCCCTGGTATCCGCTTTATTGTGTTTCTTCAGGGCTGCTTAATGCGTTGTATGTACTGCCATAATCGCGACACATGGGATCTTCATGATGGAAAGGAAGTAACGGTCGAAGAGATCATCAACGAAGCAAAATCGTACCGTCATTTCATGAAAGCCTCTGGTGGTGGTATCACCTGTTCAGGTGGTGAGGCAATGTTGCAACCTGAGTTTGTCCGTGACTTTTTCCGCGCTGCTCAAGCTGAAGGTATTCACACTTGTCTCGATACTAATGGCTACATTCGAAAGCACACTGAAGTGATCGATGAAGTTCTAAAAGCCTCAGATTTAGTGATGCTGGATATTAAACATATGCGAGATGAGATTCACCACGACTTCATTGGTGTATCGAATAGACGTACGCTTGATTTTGCACGCTACCTACACAAGATCGGAAAAACCACTTGGATTCGTTACGTGATTGTTCCGGGTTACACCGATACTCCAGAAGATGCTCACCTTTTAGGTGAATTCATTAAAGACATGGATAACATTGAAAAAGTAGAACTACTTCCATATCACAAGCTTGGTGCTCACAAGTGGGAAGCACTTGGCCATGACTACCCTCTTGAAGGTATACAACCTCCAAGTAAAGAGAAAATGGACGAGATTGTAGCCGTACTTAGTCAGTATCATCCAAACGTCAAATACTAA
- a CDS encoding YfbU family protein, with protein MEMTNAQRLILSNQYYLMSQMDPENSTKYQRLQTIVERGYELQMQELNKEFGCLTEAECREIIDIMEMYHAMQESNKMLAEQERAEVDQRRLQFLGFDIASEAQIVHYVRFLVDSEGLYPQFDKADHRFNSQMPMLEKYRRMLTTWRNCPRQYHLCATELSQIFSA; from the coding sequence ATGGAAATGACCAATGCTCAGCGTCTAATTCTATCGAATCAATACTACTTAATGTCTCAAATGGATCCTGAGAATTCAACTAAATACCAACGTCTACAAACGATTGTAGAGCGCGGTTACGAACTCCAAATGCAAGAGCTTAACAAAGAATTTGGTTGTTTAACTGAAGCAGAGTGTCGTGAAATTATCGACATCATGGAAATGTACCATGCAATGCAAGAGTCGAACAAAATGCTTGCAGAACAAGAGCGTGCTGAAGTAGACCAACGTCGCCTGCAGTTCTTAGGTTTTGATATCGCTTCTGAAGCGCAGATCGTACATTACGTGCGTTTCCTTGTTGATTCTGAAGGTCTTTACCCTCAATTCGACAAAGCCGATCACCGCTTCAATAGCCAAATGCCAATGCTAGAGAAATACCGTCGCATGCTAACAACATGGCGCAACTGCCCTCGTCAGTACCACCTATGTGCAACAGAGCTGTCTCAAATCTTTAGTGCTTAA
- a CDS encoding PrkA family serine protein kinase — MSIFDHYQSRYEAAKEEELTLQEFLGLCRDDKSAYANAAERLLLAIGEPEVIDTAQDPHLSRIFSNRVIARYREFEDFYGMEDAIEQIVSYLKHAAQGLEERKQILYLLGPVGGGKSSLAEKLKALMQKLPIYVLSANGERSPVNDHPFCLFDVNEDGDLLKNEYGIEQRYLRSIMSPWAAKRLHDFGGDISKFKVIKLRPSILDQVAIAKTEPGDENNQDISSLVGKVDIRKLEHFSQDDPDAYSYSGALCKANQGLMEFVEMFKAPIKVLHPLLTATQEGNFNGTEGLSALPFDGMILAHSNESEWQTFRNNKNNEAFLDRVYIVKVPYCLRVSEEVKIYQKLLEHSELSKAPCSPSTLELLSQFSILSRLKEPENSSLFSKMRVYDGETLKDTDPKAKSYQEYRDYAGVDEGMSGLSTRFAFKILSRVFNFDQAEVAANPVHLFYVIEQQIEREQFPQETAEKYLEFLKGYLVPRYVEFIGKEIQTAYLESYSEYGQNIFDRYVIYADFWIQDQEYRDPETGQLFDRASLNAELEKIEKTAGISNPKDFRNEIVNFVLRAKANNNGQNPVWTSYEKLRTVIEKKMFSNTEELLPVISFNAKTSTDDQKKHDDFVARMMEKGYTEKQVRLLSEWYLRVRKSS, encoded by the coding sequence ATGAGTATTTTTGACCACTATCAATCACGTTATGAAGCGGCCAAGGAAGAAGAGCTGACATTGCAAGAATTCTTGGGGCTGTGTAGAGACGATAAAAGTGCTTATGCTAACGCTGCTGAGCGCTTACTGCTGGCTATTGGCGAACCGGAGGTGATTGACACAGCTCAAGACCCTCATCTAAGTCGTATTTTCTCCAACAGAGTGATAGCACGTTACCGTGAATTTGAAGATTTTTATGGGATGGAAGACGCGATTGAGCAGATTGTTTCTTACCTAAAGCATGCCGCACAAGGCCTAGAAGAACGTAAACAAATCCTTTACCTACTTGGCCCCGTGGGCGGTGGTAAATCTTCTCTTGCCGAAAAGCTCAAAGCACTAATGCAAAAGTTACCCATCTATGTGTTGTCTGCCAACGGTGAACGAAGCCCTGTGAATGATCACCCCTTCTGCCTATTTGATGTAAACGAAGATGGTGATTTACTGAAGAACGAATACGGCATTGAGCAGCGTTACCTCCGTTCTATTATGTCTCCGTGGGCAGCAAAACGTCTGCACGATTTTGGCGGTGATATTTCCAAATTCAAGGTCATCAAACTACGCCCTTCGATTCTCGATCAAGTAGCGATCGCGAAGACAGAGCCAGGAGATGAAAATAATCAAGATATCTCATCTCTTGTTGGTAAAGTTGATATTCGCAAGCTTGAGCACTTCTCTCAAGATGATCCTGATGCCTACAGCTACTCTGGTGCGCTGTGTAAAGCAAACCAAGGTTTAATGGAATTCGTAGAGATGTTTAAGGCGCCTATTAAAGTCCTACATCCTCTCTTAACGGCAACACAAGAAGGTAACTTTAACGGTACCGAAGGACTTTCTGCATTACCGTTCGATGGCATGATCTTAGCTCACTCGAATGAGTCAGAATGGCAAACTTTCCGCAACAACAAAAACAACGAAGCTTTCCTAGACCGTGTGTACATTGTAAAAGTGCCTTACTGTCTACGTGTTTCTGAAGAAGTGAAGATCTATCAGAAACTGCTTGAGCACAGTGAATTGTCTAAAGCACCTTGCTCACCTAGTACACTAGAACTGCTATCACAATTCAGTATTCTGTCTCGACTCAAAGAGCCAGAAAACTCATCACTGTTCTCCAAAATGCGTGTCTACGACGGGGAAACACTGAAAGATACCGATCCAAAAGCGAAGAGTTACCAAGAGTACCGAGACTATGCCGGTGTTGACGAAGGTATGTCAGGGCTATCAACGCGCTTCGCCTTTAAGATCCTTTCTCGTGTGTTCAACTTCGACCAAGCTGAGGTAGCAGCTAACCCTGTTCACCTATTCTACGTCATCGAACAGCAAATCGAGCGTGAGCAATTCCCTCAAGAAACCGCCGAGAAGTACCTCGAGTTCTTGAAAGGATATCTAGTGCCTCGATACGTAGAATTCATCGGTAAAGAGATTCAAACCGCATATCTAGAGTCTTACTCTGAGTACGGTCAGAATATTTTCGACCGCTATGTCATCTATGCTGACTTCTGGATTCAAGACCAAGAGTACCGTGATCCAGAAACAGGACAGCTATTTGATCGCGCTTCTCTGAATGCTGAGCTAGAAAAAATCGAAAAAACAGCTGGAATCAGTAACCCTAAAGACTTCAGAAATGAGATTGTGAACTTTGTGCTTCGTGCCAAAGCCAATAATAACGGACAAAACCCCGTTTGGACAAGCTACGAAAAACTGCGCACTGTGATTGAGAAAAAAATGTTCTCTAACACAGAGGAACTACTTCCTGTTATTTCGTTCAATGCTAAAACCTCTACGGATGATCAGAAAAAACACGACGACTTCGTTGCTCGTATGATGGAGAAAGGCTACACCGAAAAACAAGTTAGGCTACTATCTGAGTGGTACCTAAGAGTTCGCAAATCCTCATAA
- a CDS encoding YeaH/YhbH family protein, with translation MAQFIDRRLNGKNKSAVNRQRFLRRHKEQIKESVADAVNRRSITNTETGEDVTIPHKDIKEPSFHQGQGGVRERVHPGNDQFITGDKIERPKGGGQGGGSGQGDASPDGEGQDEFTFQISKDEYLDILFEDLALPNLEKNQVNKITEWKTHRSGYQSAGIPSNIAIVRSLQQSLARRTAMTASKKRELNLLMEQLDQVKMTEPAQPFEESRLKEEIAELRKKIENVPFIDTFDLRFKNYEKRPIPSSQAVMFCLMDVSGSMDQATKDIAKRFYVLLYLFLNRTYENVDVVFIRHHTQAKEVDEHEFFYSQETGGTIVSSALKLMKEIVADRYPASEWNIYAAQASDGDNWADDSPRCKELLVNKLLPICQYYSYIEITRRSHQTLWHEYEKLENSFDNFAMKNIRTVDDIFPVFRELFQKETA, from the coding sequence ATGGCACAATTTATCGATCGGAGGCTCAATGGCAAAAATAAGAGCGCTGTAAACAGGCAGCGCTTCTTAAGACGCCATAAAGAGCAAATCAAAGAGTCTGTGGCCGATGCAGTCAACCGACGCTCAATCACCAATACTGAAACGGGTGAAGACGTCACTATTCCTCATAAAGACATCAAAGAGCCAAGCTTTCATCAAGGTCAAGGCGGCGTAAGAGAACGCGTACATCCAGGTAATGACCAGTTCATTACTGGCGATAAAATTGAGCGCCCTAAAGGTGGGGGCCAAGGTGGTGGTTCGGGGCAAGGGGACGCGAGCCCTGATGGCGAAGGCCAAGATGAATTTACCTTCCAAATTTCAAAAGATGAATATCTTGATATTCTATTTGAAGATTTAGCCCTGCCTAATCTAGAAAAGAATCAAGTCAATAAAATCACCGAATGGAAAACACACCGCTCTGGTTACCAAAGCGCGGGGATTCCATCCAACATTGCTATCGTGCGTTCACTGCAGCAGTCTCTAGCTCGAAGAACCGCGATGACAGCTAGTAAAAAACGCGAGCTTAACCTACTGATGGAGCAACTTGACCAAGTTAAAATGACGGAACCGGCACAACCTTTCGAAGAAAGTCGCTTAAAAGAAGAGATCGCCGAGCTACGCAAAAAAATTGAAAACGTGCCCTTCATTGACACCTTCGACTTACGTTTTAAAAACTATGAGAAGCGCCCTATTCCATCTAGCCAAGCGGTGATGTTCTGTTTGATGGATGTGTCGGGCTCAATGGATCAAGCCACCAAAGACATCGCAAAACGTTTCTACGTACTGCTGTATCTGTTCCTCAATCGCACTTATGAAAATGTCGATGTGGTGTTTATTCGTCATCATACTCAGGCGAAAGAAGTCGACGAACATGAGTTCTTCTACTCGCAAGAAACGGGCGGCACTATCGTTTCCAGCGCACTAAAATTAATGAAAGAAATTGTAGCTGACCGTTACCCAGCAAGTGAATGGAATATCTACGCCGCTCAAGCCTCTGACGGCGATAATTGGGCTGATGACTCCCCTCGCTGTAAAGAACTGTTGGTGAATAAGCTTCTGCCTATCTGCCAATATTACTCATACATCGAAATAACACGCCGCTCTCATCAAACGCTTTGGCACGAATACGAAAAACTCGAAAACAGCTTTGACAACTTTGCGATGAAAAATATTAGAACAGTGGATGATATTTTTCCTGTGTTTAGAGAGCTATTCCAAAAAGAAACAGCGTAA
- a CDS encoding SpoVR family protein → MTAKSNVVEKNEATQKKNEKMLPDGPDWTFNLLEQYHVEIKRVAQHYRLDTYPNQIEVITSEQMMDAYSSIGMPINYNHWSFGKKFIQTEQNYKHGQMGLAYEIVINSDPCIAYLMEENTVTMQALVMAHACYGHNSFFKGNYLFQTWTDASSIIDYLLFAKKYITECEEKYGVAEVEQLLDSCHALMNYGVDRYKRPEKISIAEETARQEEREAYLQSQVNELWRTVPKSQDKEEKEAIRFPSEPQENILYFIEKNAPLLEPWQRECVRIVRKVSQYFYPQKQTQVMNEGWATFWHYTILNHLYDEGLVSDKFILEFLHSHTSVVAQPAYNSPYFNGINPYALGFAMFRDIRRICEEPTDEDKEWFPELAGSDWLEAVHFAMHNFKDESFISQYLSPKIIRDFKLFSVLDDDHKNTIEVSAIHDDPGYSLIREKLAAQYNLSNLEPNIQVLNVDVRGDRSMTLQYRPHDRIPLDKGYDEVMKHLYRLWGFDVILEELNDTGHREILTTCPKRNDYGTKI, encoded by the coding sequence ATGACAGCGAAATCAAACGTTGTAGAAAAGAACGAAGCTACGCAGAAGAAAAACGAGAAGATGCTACCTGACGGACCCGATTGGACGTTCAACCTATTAGAGCAATATCACGTTGAAATTAAGCGTGTGGCGCAGCATTACCGTTTAGATACTTACCCGAACCAAATTGAAGTAATTACCTCAGAACAGATGATGGACGCTTATTCCAGCATTGGTATGCCCATCAATTACAACCACTGGTCTTTTGGTAAAAAATTCATTCAAACCGAACAAAACTACAAGCACGGCCAAATGGGCTTAGCATACGAAATTGTCATCAATTCAGATCCTTGCATCGCTTATCTGATGGAAGAGAACACCGTCACTATGCAGGCACTCGTTATGGCTCATGCTTGTTACGGCCATAACTCTTTCTTTAAAGGCAACTATCTGTTCCAAACATGGACCGATGCCAGTTCCATCATCGACTACCTATTGTTTGCTAAAAAATACATTACTGAGTGCGAAGAAAAATACGGCGTTGCAGAAGTCGAGCAACTTCTCGATTCTTGTCACGCACTGATGAACTACGGCGTAGATAGATACAAACGTCCAGAGAAGATTTCAATCGCAGAAGAAACCGCAAGACAGGAAGAGCGAGAGGCTTACCTGCAATCTCAAGTCAATGAGTTATGGAGAACGGTGCCTAAAAGTCAAGACAAAGAAGAAAAGGAAGCGATTCGTTTTCCTAGCGAGCCTCAAGAGAACATTCTCTACTTCATCGAAAAAAACGCTCCACTGCTTGAACCTTGGCAACGTGAATGTGTCCGTATCGTCCGTAAAGTCAGCCAGTATTTCTACCCACAGAAACAAACCCAAGTAATGAATGAGGGTTGGGCAACCTTCTGGCACTACACCATCCTTAACCACCTTTACGATGAAGGCTTAGTAAGTGATAAGTTCATCTTAGAATTCTTACACAGCCATACTAGCGTGGTCGCACAACCGGCTTACAACAGCCCTTACTTCAATGGCATAAATCCTTATGCGCTTGGGTTTGCGATGTTTAGAGACATCCGACGCATCTGTGAAGAACCAACCGATGAAGACAAAGAGTGGTTTCCTGAGTTAGCCGGAAGTGATTGGCTAGAAGCCGTGCATTTTGCTATGCATAACTTCAAAGATGAAAGCTTTATCAGCCAGTATCTTTCTCCAAAAATCATTAGGGACTTTAAGCTGTTCTCTGTGCTCGACGATGACCATAAGAACACTATTGAAGTCAGCGCTATCCATGATGATCCAGGCTATAGTTTGATTCGAGAGAAGCTCGCTGCACAATATAACTTAAGTAACCTTGAACCTAATATTCAGGTGCTAAATGTAGATGTCCGTGGTGATCGCTCGATGACACTGCAATATAGGCCTCACGACCGGATTCCTCTTGATAAAGGCTATGATGAAGTCATGAAACATCTATACCGCTTATGGGGCTTTGATGTCATTTTGGAAGAGCTCAACGATACGGGTCATAGAGAGATCCTGACCACTTGTCCCAAACGTAATGATTATGGAACCAAGATTTAA
- the sohB gene encoding protease SohB, whose amino-acid sequence MTLEFLLDYGLFLAKIATVVIAIIAILVIAKSVGGKSSAIKGELEITNLSEHHKQTIEQLEHHLHDDTFIKARDKAEKKAEKEKVKSRSKEVKKAAKEGELDSKREPHLFVLDFNGSIDAKEVASLREEVTAVLAVAREGDEVLLKLESGGGMVHGYGLASSQLDRIKAAGLPLTISVDKVAASGGYMMACIADKIVSAPFAIVGSIGVIAQLPNFNKLLKKHDIEFEQLTAGEYKRTLTMFGENSDKAREKFKEELEETHGLFKDFIRDHRPALDLDKVATGEHWFGTQAHELGLVDEISTSDDLVVAACKDKTVLAIHYVQKKKLSDKLAGVAGKSADSVLMKLIERGQKPIV is encoded by the coding sequence ATGACATTGGAATTTTTGTTGGACTACGGCTTGTTTTTAGCCAAGATTGCGACCGTTGTAATCGCCATCATCGCAATTTTAGTGATTGCTAAATCTGTGGGTGGGAAATCAAGCGCAATTAAAGGTGAGCTGGAAATCACTAACCTATCGGAACATCACAAACAGACTATTGAACAATTAGAGCACCATTTGCATGATGATACTTTCATCAAAGCACGTGATAAAGCAGAAAAGAAAGCAGAAAAAGAGAAAGTAAAGTCACGCAGTAAAGAAGTGAAGAAAGCAGCGAAAGAGGGGGAGCTTGATAGCAAGCGTGAACCACATCTATTCGTTCTTGATTTTAACGGCAGCATTGATGCGAAAGAAGTGGCTTCATTACGTGAAGAAGTAACGGCGGTTCTAGCTGTGGCTCGTGAAGGTGATGAAGTATTGCTTAAGCTTGAATCTGGCGGTGGCATGGTTCACGGCTATGGTTTGGCCTCTTCTCAACTTGATCGTATTAAAGCGGCAGGTTTACCTCTGACTATCTCGGTAGATAAAGTCGCAGCAAGTGGCGGTTACATGATGGCATGTATTGCAGACAAAATCGTATCTGCACCTTTTGCTATTGTTGGTTCTATTGGCGTTATCGCTCAATTGCCTAACTTCAATAAACTGCTTAAAAAGCACGATATTGAGTTCGAACAGTTAACGGCGGGTGAGTACAAGCGCACGCTAACTATGTTTGGTGAGAACAGCGATAAAGCACGTGAGAAGTTTAAAGAAGAGCTAGAAGAGACACACGGCTTATTCAAAGACTTTATTCGTGACCACCGTCCAGCGCTAGACCTTGATAAGGTTGCAACGGGCGAACACTGGTTCGGTACACAAGCTCATGAACTTGGGCTGGTGGATGAGATCAGCACTTCTGATGATTTAGTCGTAGCAGCATGCAAAGACAAGACGGTTCTAGCGATTCACTACGTACAGAAGAAAAAACTATCAGACAAGCTAGCTGGCGTTGCAGGTAAATCTGCAGACAGCGTGCTGATGAAGCTGATAGAACGCGGTCAAAAGCCGATTGTTTAA
- a CDS encoding YciK family oxidoreductase: MDYPISTDALKDKVILVTGAGAGIGRQAALSFAQHGATVILLGRNVKNLELIYDEIESAGYPQPAIIPLDLKGATKQNYVDMAETIESQFGRLDGLLHNAGVLGTLSPFDQIDEETFDGVMQINVKAEFLMTQALLPVIKKAEAGRIVFTSSTVGHSGRAFWGTYAISKFATEGMMQILADELEDTNIRVNAINPGGTQTRMRAKAYPGEDANKLKTPLDIIPLYLHLMNPSVTDINGQCIDAQPK, from the coding sequence GTGGATTACCCAATCTCTACAGATGCCCTCAAAGATAAAGTAATTTTGGTTACAGGTGCCGGTGCTGGCATTGGTCGCCAAGCAGCACTAAGCTTCGCTCAACATGGTGCAACTGTCATTCTGTTAGGCCGCAATGTCAAAAACCTTGAATTGATTTACGATGAAATCGAAAGCGCTGGTTACCCACAACCTGCGATTATCCCATTGGATTTAAAAGGCGCGACAAAACAGAACTACGTTGATATGGCTGAAACCATTGAATCACAGTTTGGTCGTTTAGACGGCCTACTGCATAACGCAGGTGTGCTTGGCACGTTAAGTCCATTCGATCAAATCGATGAAGAAACATTTGATGGCGTCATGCAAATCAACGTTAAGGCTGAATTTCTAATGACTCAAGCACTGCTGCCAGTAATTAAGAAAGCGGAAGCGGGTCGTATTGTCTTTACCTCTTCAACGGTTGGTCACTCTGGCCGCGCGTTCTGGGGCACTTACGCGATTTCAAAGTTTGCAACAGAAGGTATGATGCAAATCCTAGCGGACGAGCTTGAAGACACAAACATCCGTGTTAACGCAATCAATCCGGGCGGCACTCAAACACGCATGCGTGCAAAAGCGTACCCAGGAGAAGATGCGAATAAGCTAAAAACGCCACTCGACATCATTCCACTGTACCTGCACTTAATGAATCCAAGTGTGACAGACATTAATGGTCAATGTATCGATGCTCAACCTAAGTAA
- the imuA gene encoding translesion DNA synthesis-associated protein ImuA, with protein MHELIKSLQDRQLIWKGLQSTTQGSTTSTGYPQLDKQLDGGFPMHGVIEVESQQGIGELRLLTPYLAQQNSQKLAIFINPPGKICAEFFNDQNIPLENILVIQPQRALDALWAAEQCLKSGACHSILLWGANLEIHQTKRLQAASETGKCLQFHFKATSHNQLSLPVSLSMKLSSHAQGLKVEVTKRKGSWSYGSFILDMSQNWPLLTEKVINQNSSTHALSSNTVPAFPIAKQG; from the coding sequence ATGCATGAACTAATAAAAAGCTTACAAGACCGCCAGCTAATCTGGAAAGGGTTACAATCAACAACGCAAGGAAGTACCACTTCAACAGGCTATCCTCAATTGGATAAACAGCTTGATGGAGGCTTTCCGATGCACGGCGTTATTGAGGTGGAATCACAACAAGGGATCGGCGAACTTCGTCTACTCACGCCTTATTTAGCTCAACAAAACTCACAGAAACTGGCCATTTTCATCAACCCACCAGGGAAGATCTGTGCCGAGTTTTTCAACGACCAAAATATTCCACTAGAGAACATCCTAGTCATCCAACCTCAGCGTGCTCTCGATGCACTATGGGCCGCAGAACAATGCCTCAAGAGTGGTGCTTGTCATTCTATATTGCTATGGGGAGCCAATCTAGAAATCCACCAAACCAAGCGCCTGCAAGCAGCAAGCGAAACGGGTAAGTGCCTGCAATTTCACTTTAAAGCCACCAGCCATAATCAGTTGTCCCTACCCGTTTCTTTAAGCATGAAACTCTCTTCTCACGCGCAGGGGTTAAAGGTTGAGGTCACGAAGAGAAAAGGCAGCTGGTCGTATGGCAGCTTTATTCTCGACATGAGCCAAAACTGGCCGTTACTCACAGAAAAAGTCATCAATCAAAACAGTTCGACTCACGCTTTGTCTAGTAATACGGTGCCGGCTTTCCCTATTGCGAAGCAAGGCTAA
- a CDS encoding Y-family DNA polymerase, which produces MLWLYLHFPSLQLDTLFNSNELGLNGASHAQPIIIVDEKDHRVLQANQAALQSGITLGMGLGSAAALCHNLHVHPYSIELEKNKLKEIAQWAYLVTSDMALLPPNGLLIKASNMLSFYNGLDNYWLELKSHLELLNIQFSFATGYSPLSAILLGKQSINQVTNNVEQMKAWANQQTLSSSELPTKQVERLNRVGINLVEDLLKLPLQEVARRFDIDLVNYVGRLNGQFKHLIDFYHPPESFQQYLELLFDIENILFIEKPLLKLLNQLECFLKLRDRVAFELTLTLHLRDKDDHPVSFYSAQGDYLAGKWANLTHLTLESLKLTAPVQGLTLSLIRHGEPQMAYHDLFDGNTGTLAALDLLSLLQAKLGQACIQTPKMQQDPRPEKNNQYSLPTLSHVAKKALTPQKANQQTTTAISINQQRLRPSILLPEPEVLTESVTLSQGPERIVSGWWDGEKIIRDYFIAYSKNGRWLWVFRTPDKQWFLHGLFS; this is translated from the coding sequence ATGTTGTGGCTTTATCTACACTTTCCATCTCTGCAGTTAGATACCTTGTTTAACTCTAATGAATTAGGTTTGAACGGAGCATCACACGCTCAGCCTATTATCATTGTCGATGAAAAAGATCATCGCGTGCTACAGGCTAACCAAGCCGCACTGCAATCAGGCATCACATTAGGCATGGGGCTCGGGTCTGCAGCGGCACTTTGCCACAACTTACACGTCCACCCTTACAGCATTGAGCTAGAGAAAAATAAACTGAAAGAGATCGCTCAATGGGCATATTTAGTTACATCAGATATGGCGTTACTGCCGCCCAATGGTTTATTGATTAAAGCCTCTAACATGCTGTCGTTTTACAACGGGCTAGACAATTACTGGCTCGAACTCAAAAGCCATTTAGAGTTACTCAACATCCAGTTCAGCTTTGCCACAGGTTATTCGCCGCTTTCTGCAATCCTTTTGGGTAAACAATCAATCAACCAAGTCACTAATAATGTTGAACAAATGAAAGCATGGGCCAATCAGCAAACATTGAGTTCTAGCGAGCTGCCAACTAAGCAAGTGGAGCGTCTGAACCGCGTCGGCATTAACTTAGTGGAAGACCTATTAAAGTTGCCTTTGCAAGAAGTCGCACGTCGCTTTGATATCGACTTAGTCAACTATGTTGGTCGCCTTAATGGGCAGTTCAAACACCTGATTGATTTCTATCATCCACCAGAGAGTTTTCAACAATATTTGGAGTTACTGTTTGATATTGAAAACATCCTATTTATCGAAAAGCCGTTGCTGAAATTGTTGAATCAGCTCGAGTGTTTTTTGAAACTACGCGACCGAGTGGCTTTCGAGTTAACGCTGACTTTACACCTAAGAGATAAAGACGATCACCCTGTCTCTTTTTATTCGGCGCAAGGCGATTACCTTGCTGGAAAATGGGCGAACCTAACGCATCTCACCTTAGAGTCACTAAAGCTCACAGCACCGGTTCAGGGGCTGACACTCAGCTTGATTCGTCATGGAGAACCCCAAATGGCCTACCATGACCTTTTTGATGGCAATACCGGAACGCTTGCTGCGCTAGACCTACTTTCACTGTTACAGGCGAAGCTTGGGCAAGCCTGTATTCAAACTCCTAAAATGCAGCAGGATCCTAGGCCAGAAAAAAACAATCAATATTCACTACCAACACTAAGTCATGTGGCAAAAAAGGCTCTGACTCCCCAAAAGGCCAATCAACAAACCACAACAGCTATCAGTATTAATCAACAGCGACTCAGGCCGAGTATTCTTCTGCCTGAGCCTGAAGTATTAACAGAGAGCGTCACCTTGTCTCAAGGCCCTGAACGCATTGTGTCTGGGTGGTGGGACGGAGAGAAGATCATTCGTGACTACTTTATTGCTTACAGCAAAAACGGGCGGTGGTTATGGGTATTTAGAACACCAGATAAACAGTGGTTCTTGCACGGTTTGTTCAGCTAG